In Nitratiruptor sp. YY09-18, a single window of DNA contains:
- a CDS encoding sodium ion-translocating decarboxylase subunit beta, whose amino-acid sequence MKRKLITFLLALSVFVIPITALATMDHMAKEAKPAAKQEQQVESKGFGSLLYNFYKQTGIYAFLNPQDSVKNAKGDPVNKFQQSAGRIIMIGISFLLFYLAIAKGFEPLLLIPIGFGGLLANIPLANIIGDGGFIGELYKAGIANELFPILIFMGVGAMTDFGPLLANPKTALLGAAAQFGIFGTLVGAVALSQMGIFDFSLQDSAAISIIGGADGPTTIFIASKLAPDLLGAMAVAAYSYMALVPVIQPPIMRALTTEEERKIRMTTRRKVSKLEKILFPLTVLVLTILILPESSPLIGALTFGNFVRESGVVERLSKTLQNELINIVTIFLGLSVGSKLAAEYFLVPESLGILLLGLVAFSLGTAAGVIMGKIMNKLSKEPINPLIGAAGVSAVPMAARVANRVGMEADPTNVLLMHAMGPNVAGVIGSAVAAGVLLSIF is encoded by the coding sequence ATGAAGAGAAAACTAATTACATTCCTGCTTGCACTCAGTGTCTTTGTGATCCCCATCACAGCACTCGCAACAATGGATCATATGGCAAAAGAGGCCAAACCTGCAGCCAAACAAGAGCAGCAGGTAGAGAGTAAAGGTTTTGGATCACTGCTCTATAACTTCTACAAGCAAACAGGTATCTATGCTTTTTTAAATCCTCAAGATAGTGTGAAAAACGCTAAAGGTGATCCAGTCAATAAGTTCCAGCAAAGCGCTGGACGCATAATTATGATTGGTATCTCTTTCTTACTTTTTTATCTAGCGATTGCCAAAGGATTTGAACCCCTTTTGCTCATTCCTATCGGTTTTGGCGGGTTGCTTGCCAATATTCCTTTGGCAAATATCATCGGCGATGGTGGATTTATCGGTGAGCTCTACAAAGCTGGTATTGCCAATGAGCTCTTTCCGATTCTCATCTTCATGGGTGTTGGCGCTATGACAGACTTTGGACCGCTGCTTGCCAATCCAAAGACTGCACTTTTGGGTGCTGCAGCGCAGTTTGGTATCTTTGGAACACTCGTTGGTGCAGTGGCGTTGAGCCAGATGGGAATTTTTGATTTTAGTCTGCAAGATTCTGCAGCAATTTCGATCATTGGCGGTGCTGATGGTCCAACAACGATCTTTATCGCTAGTAAACTAGCGCCTGACCTTTTGGGTGCAATGGCTGTGGCAGCATATAGCTACATGGCTCTAGTTCCAGTTATCCAACCTCCTATTATGAGGGCTTTGACTACGGAAGAGGAGCGAAAAATTCGTATGACTACAAGACGTAAAGTAAGCAAACTTGAAAAGATCCTCTTCCCACTCACAGTTCTTGTACTTACTATCTTGATTTTACCAGAGTCTTCTCCACTTATTGGAGCGCTTACTTTTGGAAACTTTGTGCGTGAATCTGGTGTGGTTGAGAGACTCTCTAAAACGTTACAAAATGAGCTTATCAATATCGTCACTATCTTCCTCGGCCTCTCAGTTGGTAGTAAGCTTGCAGCTGAATACTTCCTCGTACCAGAATCACTCGGTATTTTGCTTCTAGGACTTGTAGCGTTCTCACTTGGAACTGCAGCGGGTGTTATTATGGGTAAAATCATGAACAAACTCTCCAAAGAGCCTATCAATCCTCTCATAGGAGCTGCAGGTGTGAGTGCGGTACCTATGGCAGCGCGTGTGGCAAACAGGGTAGGAATGGAAGCAGATCCTACAAACGTATTACTCATGCATGCAATGGGCCCCAATGTGGCAGGAGTTATCGGTTCAGCTGTTGCAGCTGGGGTATTGCTCTCAATCTTCTAA
- a CDS encoding iron-sulfur cluster assembly scaffold protein — protein MQQTPPIDPQLLELMINPPNYGEMQDYDAKGYGKNQQTGEMVVIYLKIDPVSKIIKDIKWQTNGCGTTVVSGGLFSKEYKNKTLQHGIDFTNEVFEKIKDNPPPDAACGEVVARAFMAAVKDYEARQKGIEKDHYEYVTLSCPTPEEQS, from the coding sequence ATGCAGCAAACTCCACCTATCGATCCGCAGCTTCTAGAGCTCATGATCAACCCTCCAAATTATGGTGAAATGCAAGATTATGATGCTAAAGGTTATGGGAAAAACCAGCAAACAGGTGAGATGGTTGTGATATACCTCAAAATTGATCCTGTAAGCAAAATCATAAAAGACATTAAATGGCAGACAAACGGATGTGGTACCACAGTAGTGAGTGGAGGGCTCTTTAGCAAGGAGTATAAAAACAAAACACTCCAGCATGGAATAGACTTTACCAATGAGGTCTTTGAAAAGATCAAAGATAATCCCCCACCAGATGCAGCGTGTGGCGAAGTGGTGGCGCGTGCTTTTATGGCGGCTGTAAAAGATTATGAAGCAAGACAAAAGGGGATAGAAAAAGATCACTATGAGTATGTGACCCTCAGTTGTCCAACTCCAGAGGAGCAATCATGA
- a CDS encoding alpha/beta hydrolase — MRLQTPTLLIATAIIGYASFCAYLYFNQEKLIFRTDLAPKEVNLHPKIKQTFIDGIEVGIIDNKSAVTIFYFGGNANNALEFLNNFIDTPYNFVAMNYPGYGNSKGSPSQDAIFEAATKVYEKFRSKTNILIGRSLGTGVAAFLASRFQVAGIILITPYYSLEHLARLKYPYCPIGFLIKHPFRTYVYIKNTDIPVCIIQAAKDDMTPPATLNKLLPFIKNLKLRQEIPSSTHADILSHPQTIYMLKKCIKSFVDEQEPRA; from the coding sequence TTGCGACTACAAACACCGACTCTCCTAATTGCAACTGCAATTATCGGATATGCATCTTTTTGCGCATACCTTTATTTCAATCAAGAGAAGCTTATTTTTCGCACAGACCTTGCTCCAAAAGAGGTAAATCTCCATCCAAAAATTAAACAGACTTTTATCGATGGAATAGAGGTTGGTATTATAGATAATAAAAGTGCTGTTACAATTTTCTATTTTGGCGGCAATGCAAATAATGCATTAGAATTTCTCAATAATTTTATAGACACACCCTACAACTTTGTAGCAATGAACTATCCTGGATATGGCAACTCCAAGGGTTCTCCTTCACAAGATGCGATTTTCGAAGCAGCTACGAAGGTTTACGAGAAATTTAGGTCTAAAACCAACATTCTCATAGGTCGCAGCTTAGGCACTGGAGTGGCAGCATTTTTGGCTTCACGCTTTCAAGTAGCAGGAATTATTCTTATCACCCCCTACTACTCTTTAGAGCATTTAGCAAGGCTGAAATACCCTTACTGTCCTATCGGATTTTTGATCAAGCACCCTTTTAGAACCTATGTATATATCAAAAATACAGATATACCTGTCTGTATCATCCAAGCTGCCAAGGATGATATGACTCCGCCAGCTACACTCAATAAGCTCTTGCCATTTATAAAAAACCTTAAACTACGTCAAGAGATTCCTTCTTCTACGCATGCTGATATTCTCTCCCATCCACAAACTATTTACATGCTAAAAAAATGCATCAAGAGTTTTGTAGATGAGCAAGAGCCTCGCGCATAA
- the nspC gene encoding carboxynorspermidine decarboxylase, with amino-acid sequence MESRIEKVIDRIKTPAYVCEEALLERNLQILDDVQQKSGAKIILALKGFAMWSTFDLVKKYLHGATASGLWECHLAFEELGKEVHTYSPAFKEDEIDLIAKMSNHLVFNSLNQLQKFKSRVKKVNPSISLGVRVNPEYSAAPVELYNPCAPMSRLGVTRNNFYWDDAIEGLHFHALCEESATSLQRVLQAFEEKFGEFIPQCKWINFGGGHHITKEGYDKELLIKLIKDFKERYSVEVYLEPGEAVGWQTGVLVASVVDIIDNGMPIAILDTSAETHMPDVLAMPYRPEVRGAGHPGKKPYTYRLGGNSCLAGDVIGDYSFDKPLEIDQKLIFEDMIHYTFVKNTTFNGIRLPDLAILRKSGEYEVIRRFDYCDYKHRLS; translated from the coding sequence TTGGAAAGTAGGATCGAAAAGGTCATCGATCGCATCAAAACGCCCGCTTATGTGTGTGAAGAGGCTCTTTTGGAACGCAATCTCCAAATCCTTGATGATGTACAACAAAAAAGTGGTGCAAAAATTATTTTGGCACTCAAAGGCTTTGCAATGTGGAGTACTTTTGATCTTGTAAAAAAGTATCTCCATGGTGCAACTGCTAGTGGACTATGGGAGTGCCATTTAGCTTTTGAAGAGCTTGGCAAAGAGGTGCATACCTATTCACCCGCCTTCAAAGAGGACGAAATCGATCTCATTGCAAAAATGAGCAACCATCTGGTCTTTAATTCTCTCAATCAATTGCAAAAATTCAAATCACGTGTAAAGAAAGTCAACCCTTCCATATCTCTTGGCGTGCGGGTCAATCCTGAGTACAGTGCTGCTCCCGTGGAACTCTATAACCCTTGTGCTCCTATGAGTAGACTTGGTGTCACACGCAATAACTTTTACTGGGATGATGCAATTGAGGGGCTGCATTTTCATGCACTTTGCGAAGAGAGCGCTACCTCTTTGCAAAGAGTGCTGCAAGCATTTGAAGAGAAGTTTGGAGAGTTTATCCCACAATGCAAATGGATAAATTTTGGTGGAGGGCACCATATAACAAAAGAGGGGTATGACAAAGAGCTCCTCATTAAACTCATCAAAGATTTTAAAGAGCGCTACAGTGTTGAGGTCTACCTCGAACCTGGCGAAGCGGTAGGCTGGCAAACAGGAGTGCTTGTCGCAAGCGTAGTCGATATCATAGACAACGGCATGCCTATTGCAATCCTTGATACTTCAGCTGAAACACATATGCCAGATGTACTTGCAATGCCCTATCGTCCGGAAGTAAGAGGAGCTGGTCATCCTGGTAAAAAGCCCTATACATATCGCTTGGGTGGGAACTCATGTCTAGCAGGTGATGTGATAGGAGATTACAGCTTCGATAAACCGCTTGAAATTGATCAAAAGCTTATCTTTGAAGATATGATCCACTATACATTTGTTAAAAACACAACTTTTAATGGTATAAGATTACCTGATTTAGCAATTTTACGCAAAAGTGGTGAGTATGAAGTAATAAGGAGATTTGATTATTGCGACTACAAACACCGACTCTCCTAA
- a CDS encoding DUF4197 domain-containing protein: protein MKKMILFIACALILQAGFLDSLQEGAKQYMHQNSTKSVTSSNEEQSALHDALELGIKNAIGTLGKKDGFYKNPLVKIPLPQNVQTVAKTLRSVGMGKYVDNFELSMNRAAEEAVPETASILLNTARSISPEDTKRLILSNKDDAITQYFKQHAGKQLQEKIAPIIKKHLENEQVTKYYRLMMEAYNKYAPNLTNNSYTKGAMQALGMNTPANVEEKDLSSYVTNRTLDGIFKMIAQKEHAIRTSPLARTTKALKDVFGK, encoded by the coding sequence ATGAAAAAGATGATACTTTTCATAGCTTGTGCTCTCATTTTGCAGGCAGGCTTTTTAGATAGTTTGCAAGAGGGAGCAAAGCAGTATATGCATCAAAACTCTACAAAGAGTGTAACTTCTTCAAATGAGGAACAAAGCGCTCTCCATGATGCCCTCGAGCTTGGCATCAAAAATGCCATCGGTACCCTTGGCAAAAAGGATGGCTTTTACAAAAATCCTCTTGTCAAAATTCCCTTACCGCAAAATGTCCAGACTGTGGCAAAGACACTGCGCAGTGTAGGAATGGGAAAATATGTGGATAATTTTGAGCTCTCCATGAATAGAGCTGCAGAGGAGGCTGTACCTGAGACTGCCTCAATTTTACTCAATACTGCTAGAAGCATCTCACCCGAGGATACAAAAAGGTTGATTCTTAGCAACAAAGATGATGCAATTACACAATATTTCAAGCAGCATGCTGGTAAGCAGCTTCAAGAAAAAATCGCACCAATTATCAAAAAGCATCTCGAAAATGAGCAGGTAACAAAATATTATCGTCTCATGATGGAAGCGTATAACAAATATGCACCAAACCTTACAAACAATAGCTACACCAAAGGAGCGATGCAAGCTCTTGGTATGAATACACCTGCAAATGTAGAAGAAAAAGATCTGAGCAGCTACGTGACCAACCGTACTCTTGATGGAATATTTAAAATGATAGCGCAAAAAGAGCATGCAATCCGCACCTCTCCACTTGCTCGCACAACTAAAGCATTGAAGGATGTCTTTGGAAAGTAG
- a CDS encoding saccharopine dehydrogenase family protein: MGKVLIIGAGGVGRVVAHKCALNPDTFQHIALASRTLSKCEEIRQEIKDKWNRDIDVARVDADNVNELIDLIQLVKPDIVINVALPYQDLSIMEACMETKVDYLDTANYEHPDTAKFEYGPQWALDEPFKERGIMGLLGSGFDPGVTNVFVAYAQKHYFDTIEYIDILDCNAGDHGYPFATNFNPEINIREVNSKGRYWEDGKWIETEPMEIKMVWDYPEIGPKDSYLLYHEEEESLVKHIKGLKRIRFWMTFSESYLTHLKVLDNVGMTRIDPIEVDGCKVVPLHVLKALLPDPASLGARTKGKTNIGVVCEGIKDGKRRKIYIYNICDHQEAYKEVYSQCVSYTTGVPAMIGAKMMLERKWYKPGVWNMEQFDPDPFMEELNKQGLPWHVLEMDPNQTKEIK, translated from the coding sequence ATGGGAAAAGTGCTTATTATAGGTGCAGGAGGTGTTGGCCGTGTCGTTGCTCACAAATGTGCTCTCAATCCTGATACGTTCCAACATATTGCACTTGCTAGTAGGACGCTGAGCAAATGCGAAGAGATTCGTCAAGAGATCAAAGACAAGTGGAACCGAGATATTGATGTAGCAAGAGTCGATGCAGATAATGTTAATGAACTCATTGATCTTATACAACTTGTCAAACCAGATATTGTCATTAATGTTGCATTGCCGTATCAAGACCTCTCCATAATGGAAGCTTGTATGGAGACAAAGGTGGACTATCTTGATACTGCCAATTACGAGCATCCAGATACTGCAAAATTTGAATATGGACCGCAGTGGGCATTGGATGAACCATTTAAAGAACGCGGCATTATGGGTTTACTTGGAAGTGGATTTGATCCTGGTGTGACAAATGTATTTGTAGCATATGCGCAAAAACACTATTTCGACACTATCGAGTATATCGACATACTTGACTGTAATGCTGGAGATCATGGTTACCCATTTGCTACCAATTTCAACCCTGAAATCAATATCCGCGAAGTCAACTCCAAAGGAAGATACTGGGAAGACGGCAAATGGATTGAGACTGAACCTATGGAGATCAAAATGGTATGGGACTACCCAGAAATCGGTCCCAAAGATAGCTATCTTCTCTACCATGAAGAAGAAGAATCACTTGTCAAGCATATCAAAGGGCTTAAGCGCATTCGCTTTTGGATGACATTTAGCGAAAGTTACCTCACTCACCTCAAAGTCCTTGACAATGTAGGTATGACGCGTATCGACCCGATTGAGGTAGATGGATGCAAAGTGGTACCACTCCATGTACTCAAAGCGCTCTTGCCCGATCCTGCAAGTCTTGGAGCTAGAACCAAAGGAAAAACAAATATCGGTGTAGTCTGTGAAGGTATAAAAGATGGCAAACGGCGTAAAATTTACATATATAATATCTGTGACCACCAAGAAGCCTACAAAGAAGTTTACAGTCAATGCGTAAGCTATACTACAGGAGTTCCAGCAATGATTGGAGCAAAGATGATGCTAGAGCGTAAATGGTATAAACCGGGAGTATGGAATATGGAGCAGTTTGACCCTGATCCATTCATGGAAGAGCTCAACAAGCAGGGACTTCCTTGGCATGTATTGGAGATGGATCCCAATCAAACAAAGGAGATAAAATGA
- the trxC gene encoding thioredoxin TrxC — MINVVCPNCLSVNRLPKKEHYNKAKCGKCGSDLLDTHPVDLNPQNFEVMLTKNDIPVIVDFWAPWCGPCLMMAPNFEAAAREFPLKARFAKLNTEEYPQLAAPYGIRGIPTMIAFKHGQELDRVSGALSAPQIAQWVSRFV, encoded by the coding sequence ATGATAAATGTAGTATGTCCAAATTGTTTGAGTGTCAATAGACTGCCTAAAAAAGAGCACTACAACAAAGCAAAGTGTGGAAAGTGCGGATCTGATCTCCTTGATACTCATCCTGTCGATCTCAATCCACAAAATTTTGAAGTAATGCTTACAAAAAATGATATTCCGGTTATTGTAGATTTTTGGGCTCCATGGTGTGGACCGTGTCTTATGATGGCTCCAAATTTTGAAGCAGCTGCAAGAGAGTTTCCGCTCAAAGCGCGATTTGCAAAACTCAATACCGAAGAGTATCCACAACTTGCTGCACCATACGGCATCAGAGGGATTCCTACTATGATAGCTTTCAAACATGGACAAGAGCTTGATAGGGTATCAGGAGCACTCAGTGCACCGCAGATTGCGCAGTGGGTAAGCAGATTTGTGTGA
- a CDS encoding c-type cytochrome gives MKKLAVLTLAAAVATTLMAADGAALYKKCAGCHGANGEKKALGKSEVIKGWPKDKIVEALKGYKAGTRNVHGMGALMKGQVANLSDADIEALADYISKLK, from the coding sequence ATGAAAAAATTGGCAGTACTTACTCTTGCAGCAGCAGTTGCAACTACTCTTATGGCGGCTGACGGTGCAGCCCTTTATAAAAAATGTGCTGGATGTCATGGTGCAAATGGTGAGAAAAAAGCTCTTGGCAAATCTGAAGTTATCAAAGGTTGGCCAAAAGATAAAATCGTTGAAGCTCTCAAAGGCTACAAAGCTGGTACGAGAAACGTACACGGTATGGGCGCTTTGATGAAAGGTCAAGTGGCAAATCTTAGCGATGCTGACATCGAAGCTTTGGCTGATTACATCTCTAAGTTGAAATAA
- a CDS encoding cytochrome C produces the protein MKRIASLIFAAILGASFISTAAFADASKGQRIYQKKLKKVCGFNGAKFAAKHTQDEWEELKEEGKFEDEIQKLCPKYKKGYLNASQLNHVYDFAYKYASDSGEVPSC, from the coding sequence ATGAAAAGAATCGCGAGTCTAATCTTCGCAGCAATTCTTGGTGCAAGTTTCATAAGCACTGCAGCATTTGCAGATGCAAGCAAGGGTCAAAGAATCTACCAAAAGAAACTCAAAAAAGTGTGTGGATTCAATGGTGCAAAATTTGCTGCAAAGCATACACAGGATGAGTGGGAAGAGCTCAAAGAGGAAGGTAAGTTCGAAGATGAGATTCAAAAACTCTGCCCTAAATATAAAAAAGGGTATCTCAACGCTTCTCAACTCAACCATGTTTATGACTTTGCATACAAATATGCTAGCGACAGCGGTGAAGTTCCAAGCTGTTAA
- a CDS encoding HAMP domain-containing sensor histidine kinase, which translates to MDINLSSEKHSLIKFLGLYIFLTLIIFALASVMYYKFEKDVMLYSKLPRLQENSKDVIRRIKAMHESLLEDNFYPRYSTFHSAIFDADYKKIFSLLHNDAVDFNDYLYKKGKYIYFIKEPGLYYLGAKYVVIEVPDDEKWLTTLYRNIALYGTLFLLFMAVLGYFLVKQFLRPMKDSFLLLNNFIKDTTHELNTPVSTILANIETIDKNKIDQKVAKKLQRIDIAARTISTIYKDLTYLLLQDKIPSKIEKIDINSLISQRLTYFATMAEAKKIKISFSQSPTFLEADKQKITRLIDNLLSNAIKYNKVGGTIKITTFRNGFSIEDSGIGIPEEKKEEIFERYKRLTNSEGGFGIGMHIVLSIAKEFGLKIKIDSKEQKYTKVTVTW; encoded by the coding sequence ATGGATATAAATTTATCAAGTGAGAAACATAGTCTCATAAAGTTTTTGGGACTCTATATATTTTTGACCCTCATTATATTTGCTCTTGCATCGGTAATGTACTATAAATTTGAAAAAGATGTGATGCTCTACTCTAAGTTGCCGCGCCTGCAAGAAAACTCCAAAGATGTCATTCGCCGTATCAAAGCAATGCATGAATCATTGCTTGAAGATAACTTCTATCCTCGCTACTCCACATTTCACTCTGCAATCTTTGATGCAGATTACAAAAAAATATTTTCGCTCCTGCATAATGATGCAGTCGATTTCAATGATTATCTTTATAAAAAAGGAAAATATATCTACTTTATAAAAGAGCCTGGCCTTTACTACCTTGGAGCTAAATATGTTGTGATTGAAGTGCCAGATGATGAAAAATGGTTAACAACTCTTTATCGCAACATTGCACTCTATGGCACCCTCTTTTTGCTCTTTATGGCAGTACTAGGATATTTCCTTGTCAAGCAGTTTTTGCGTCCTATGAAAGACTCATTTTTGTTGCTCAACAACTTCATCAAAGATACAACCCACGAACTCAACACGCCTGTGAGTACCATTTTGGCCAATATCGAAACTATCGATAAGAACAAAATCGATCAAAAAGTAGCCAAAAAACTCCAGCGAATAGATATAGCAGCACGCACAATTTCAACTATATATAAAGATCTCACCTATCTTTTGCTCCAGGATAAAATCCCTTCAAAAATAGAAAAGATCGATATCAATAGTCTCATCTCCCAAAGGCTTACCTACTTTGCCACAATGGCTGAAGCCAAAAAGATCAAGATAAGTTTTTCCCAATCGCCTACATTCTTAGAAGCTGACAAGCAAAAAATCACTCGCCTCATAGACAACCTTCTCTCCAACGCAATCAAATACAATAAGGTAGGCGGTACTATCAAAATCACAACATTTCGCAACGGTTTTAGCATAGAAGATAGTGGCATCGGAATACCTGAAGAGAAAAAAGAGGAGATTTTTGAGCGCTACAAACGCCTCACAAACAGCGAAGGAGGATTTGGTATAGGTATGCACATAGTGCTCAGCATTGCCAAAGAGTTTGGACTTAAGATTAAAATCGATTCAAAAGAGCAAAAATATACGAAAGTGACTGTAACATGGTAA
- a CDS encoding response regulator transcription factor yields MQNTNVLLLEDDMSLSETIAEYLEDEGFQVTAVYNSDEALDKIYEENFDILLLDVMVPGTDGFTLLRQIRQRSDAPAIFITSLDSVENLEKGFASGADDYIRKPFALKELKLRMETLLKRTYEAKESKIAINEKSYFDIKSGTLYVDGKPVNLNQKEIRLLKLFLKHPNEQISHEQIYETLWDYNETPSDMALRTYIKNLRKYLGKERIESIKRYGYKFIK; encoded by the coding sequence TTGCAAAACACGAATGTTTTACTTTTAGAAGATGATATGAGCCTGAGTGAGACAATAGCAGAGTATCTAGAAGATGAAGGATTCCAAGTCACAGCAGTTTATAACTCCGATGAGGCATTGGATAAGATATATGAAGAGAATTTTGATATTTTGCTTTTGGATGTAATGGTGCCGGGAACAGATGGATTTACCCTTCTTAGGCAGATTCGCCAAAGAAGTGATGCGCCAGCAATCTTCATCACTTCCCTTGATAGTGTAGAAAATCTTGAAAAAGGATTCGCTAGTGGTGCAGATGACTATATCCGCAAACCCTTTGCACTCAAAGAGCTCAAACTCCGCATGGAAACACTGCTCAAGCGTACTTACGAAGCAAAAGAGAGCAAAATCGCAATAAATGAAAAGAGCTACTTTGATATCAAAAGTGGCACGCTCTATGTCGACGGCAAGCCAGTCAACCTCAACCAAAAAGAGATACGCCTTCTCAAACTGTTTCTCAAACACCCCAATGAGCAGATAAGCCATGAACAAATCTATGAAACGCTTTGGGACTATAATGAGACACCCAGCGATATGGCTTTGCGCACCTACATAAAGAATCTGCGCAAATATCTTGGAAAAGAGAGAATTGAGAGCATAAAGCGCTATGGATATAAATTTATCAAGTGA
- the polX gene encoding DNA polymerase/3'-5' exonuclease PolX, with the protein MAITNAEIAKIFNEYADMLEIKGENPFKVRAYRNAARTVENIGKPLEELVKEGYDLTKLPGIGADLSSYIKEIVTTGKFSKLEQIKEEIPPTLVEMLSIEGLGPKRIKTLYEKLHIQTMDDLKRAAESGEIEKLPGFGPTLVEKILKGVVLAKKAGHRFKWSEAKEYVDDLLAYLSQIELTHLEVAGSFRRKKETVGDLDILATAKDFSEVIRHFIKYPKIKEVVSAGSTRSTVILNNDLQVDLRSVEDESYGSALHYFTGSKQHNIEIRKLAIELGLKVNEYGVFRGEERIAGKTEEEVYKAVGLCYIEPELRENRGEIVACKAGKLPKLIELKDIRGDLHMHTVYSDGKHTIEDMAKAAKEMGYEYIAITDHSKRLTVAKGLDEKRVLQEFEEIDKVNEKIAGLTILKGMEVDILEDGSLDMSDDVLKEMDVVLVAVHYKFNLSKEKQTARILKAFENPHVNILAHPTARMINMRDPIDIDMEKILQSAKESNIHMEINAQPDRLDLNDIHAKMAKEIGVKMAINTDSHNIYSLYYMQYGVNQARRGWCEKEDIINTRSLKELKKLLKR; encoded by the coding sequence ATGGCCATTACAAATGCAGAGATAGCAAAAATCTTCAATGAATATGCTGATATGCTAGAAATTAAAGGGGAAAATCCTTTTAAAGTACGAGCATATAGAAATGCTGCTAGAACGGTAGAAAATATCGGTAAACCTCTTGAAGAGCTTGTCAAAGAGGGGTATGATCTCACAAAACTTCCAGGTATTGGTGCAGATCTGAGTAGCTACATAAAAGAGATCGTCACTACTGGGAAATTTTCAAAACTAGAGCAGATCAAAGAGGAGATTCCTCCAACTCTTGTGGAGATGCTCTCTATCGAGGGATTGGGTCCAAAAAGAATTAAAACGCTCTATGAGAAACTTCATATTCAGACTATGGATGATCTAAAAAGAGCTGCTGAGAGTGGTGAAATAGAAAAGCTTCCCGGTTTTGGTCCTACTCTTGTGGAGAAGATTTTAAAAGGGGTCGTATTAGCCAAGAAAGCTGGCCACCGCTTCAAATGGAGTGAAGCTAAGGAGTATGTGGATGATCTCTTGGCATATCTTTCACAAATTGAGCTGACACACTTAGAGGTTGCAGGAAGTTTTAGGAGAAAGAAAGAGACGGTAGGGGATCTTGATATTTTGGCTACTGCCAAAGATTTTAGCGAAGTGATTCGCCACTTTATAAAATATCCAAAAATCAAAGAGGTGGTTTCTGCAGGCTCTACCAGATCGACTGTTATTTTGAATAATGACTTGCAAGTGGATCTGCGGAGTGTAGAGGATGAGAGCTATGGAAGTGCCTTGCACTACTTCACAGGCTCCAAGCAGCACAATATTGAGATCAGAAAACTAGCAATTGAGCTTGGACTCAAAGTCAATGAGTATGGAGTTTTTAGAGGTGAAGAGCGTATAGCCGGAAAAACTGAAGAGGAGGTCTATAAGGCTGTAGGGTTATGTTATATTGAGCCAGAACTGAGAGAAAATCGCGGGGAGATAGTAGCGTGTAAAGCTGGCAAACTTCCAAAACTCATAGAACTCAAAGATATCAGAGGCGATCTGCACATGCATACGGTATACAGTGATGGAAAACACACTATTGAGGATATGGCAAAAGCTGCAAAAGAGATGGGGTATGAATACATCGCTATCACTGATCACTCAAAGCGTTTGACGGTAGCAAAGGGGCTTGATGAGAAGAGAGTTTTGCAAGAGTTTGAAGAGATAGATAAGGTCAATGAAAAAATAGCAGGCCTAACCATATTAAAAGGTATGGAAGTAGATATACTAGAGGATGGCTCACTTGATATGAGTGATGATGTACTCAAAGAGATGGATGTAGTTTTAGTTGCAGTGCACTATAAATTTAATCTCTCTAAAGAGAAACAGACTGCCCGTATACTCAAAGCTTTTGAAAATCCACATGTCAATATATTAGCACATCCTACCGCAAGGATGATAAATATGCGCGATCCGATAGATATCGATATGGAGAAGATTTTGCAAAGTGCAAAAGAGAGCAATATCCATATGGAGATAAATGCACAGCCTGATAGGTTGGATCTTAATGATATACACGCCAAGATGGCAAAAGAGATAGGTGTGAAGATGGCTATCAATACCGATTCGCACAATATCTATTCTTTATACTATATGCAATATGGTGTGAACCAAGCACGTCGCGGATGGTGCGAAAAAGAGGACATTATCAATACACGCTCACTCAAAGAGCTCAAAAAACTTCTTAAAAGGTAA